TCAAATGGTTGTTATCAAATGAGTCGTTATTTAAAGAGTTGATATTCATAGGGTCGTTATTCAAATGGTTATTATCCAAACGGTTATTGTCCAAATGGTCGTTATACAAAGGGTCGTTTTTCAAATGGTCATTATCCAAATGGTTATTGTAGAAATGGTCGTTATACAAAGGGTCGTTATTCAAATGGTCATTATCCAAATGGTTATTGTCCAAATGGCCGTTATCCAAAGGGTCGTTATTCAAAGGGTTGTTATTCAAATAATCGTTATCCAAATTCATGCTATTCGAATGAGAATGGTCGTTTTTCAAAAGGTCATCATCCAAATGGCCATTATCTAAACGGTTGTTATCTGAATGGTCGTTATCCGAATGATCGTTATCCAACCGTGTGTTCCCCCAAAGGTTGTTATGCGAATGGTCGCTATCCGAACGGTTGTTATTCAAATGTTTGTTA
This genomic stretch from Palaemon carinicauda isolate YSFRI2023 chromosome 12, ASM3689809v2, whole genome shotgun sequence harbors:
- the LOC137650845 gene encoding myb-like protein D, translated to MYEIITRMKLGPALSLDILLVELLILSSLNDYRFDNNRLDNKHLNNNRSDSDHSHNNLWGNTRLDNDHSDNDHSDNNRLDNGHLDDDLLKNDHSHSNSMNLDNDYLNNNPLNNDPLDNGHLDNNHLDNDHLNNDPLYNDHFYNNHLDNDHLKNDPLYNDHLDNNRLDNNHLNNDPMNINSLNNDSFDNNHLNNNHLDNDHLNIDPLDNDYLDNNRLDDDHLNNDPLDNEHSENNCLDNDYLNNDLWITTI